A genome region from Marinobacter panjinensis includes the following:
- the rdgB gene encoding RdgB/HAM1 family non-canonical purine NTP pyrophosphatase, whose translation MTETTDRLVIASNNKGKIAELAELLKPLGLTPVAQGALGVGEAEEPADTFVENAILKARHAARVTGLPALADDSGLAVDALGGQPGVRSARYAGESASDDDNVRALLSALEGIPEERRTAQFHCVLVYLRHADDPTPVICHGRWPGKILDQPRGGGGFGYDPVFLVPETGTSAAELSREVKGRISHRGRALAQLLEQLGAGAE comes from the coding sequence ATGACTGAAACCACGGACCGACTGGTTATTGCCAGCAATAACAAAGGCAAGATTGCCGAACTGGCTGAGCTGCTCAAACCCCTGGGACTGACGCCTGTCGCCCAGGGGGCGCTGGGGGTCGGCGAGGCGGAAGAGCCGGCAGACACCTTTGTGGAAAATGCCATCCTCAAAGCAAGGCATGCGGCCCGTGTCACCGGCTTACCCGCCCTGGCGGACGATTCCGGGCTTGCGGTTGACGCACTCGGTGGCCAGCCGGGTGTTCGCTCGGCGCGCTATGCGGGCGAGTCTGCCAGTGACGACGATAACGTTCGTGCACTGTTGTCGGCCCTGGAAGGAATCCCTGAAGAGCGACGAACCGCCCAGTTCCACTGCGTACTGGTCTACCTGCGTCATGCCGATGATCCAACGCCGGTCATCTGCCATGGCCGCTGGCCAGGGAAGATACTGGACCAACCCAGAGGGGGAGGCGGTTTTGGTTATGACCCGGTATTTCTGGTACCGGAAACAGGAACCAGTGCCGCGGAACTGTCCCGTGAGGTCAAAGGCCGG
- a CDS encoding DUF4426 domain-containing protein codes for MTRIIHAHWFAILSLACLLLFSTQSHAGSKDFGEFQVHWSVFPSTFLAPEVARENNLNRSKSIGIVNISIMRETENGGLEPVSGQVEGKVLNDVQQVKFLGFRRIQEGNAVYFIAEYQYSNAELMTFHITARPTGSTEDLPIRFAHTLFND; via the coding sequence ATGACCAGAATAATTCACGCCCACTGGTTTGCCATACTGTCACTGGCATGCCTGCTTCTGTTCTCTACCCAGAGCCACGCCGGCTCAAAGGATTTCGGAGAATTCCAGGTGCACTGGAGCGTTTTCCCCAGCACCTTCCTGGCACCCGAGGTCGCCCGTGAGAACAACCTGAACCGCAGCAAAAGCATTGGAATCGTTAACATTTCCATAATGCGGGAAACCGAAAATGGCGGTCTTGAGCCGGTGTCAGGGCAAGTGGAAGGCAAGGTGCTGAATGACGTGCAGCAGGTGAAATTTCTGGGGTTTCGCCGCATACAGGAAGGTAATGCCGTCTACTTCATCGCGGAATACCAATACAGCAACGCTGAGCTGATGACCTTCCACATAACCGCAAGGCCCACTGGCAGTACAGAGGATCTTCCCATTCGTTTCGCCCATACGCTGTTCAATGACTGA
- the metW gene encoding methionine biosynthesis protein MetW: MRPDLKIIEQWIKPGSHVLDLGCGDGTLLDYLQREKRATGFGLEINQDHITTCMGRGVSVIEQNLDTQGLGNFEDHTFDTVLMTQALQAVRRPDMVLDEMMRVGREGIVTFPNFAYWRLRWYLMRRGRMPESETLPYKWYNTPNIHLCTFKDFEALCYRKGFRILTRTVVDGEHQDRWLSRLWPNMLGQIAIYRITREDS, encoded by the coding sequence ATGAGACCAGACCTGAAAATCATCGAGCAATGGATCAAACCGGGAAGCCACGTGCTTGACCTGGGTTGCGGCGACGGCACCCTGCTGGACTACCTGCAGCGGGAGAAACGGGCCACCGGCTTCGGGCTGGAAATCAATCAGGACCACATCACCACCTGCATGGGCCGTGGTGTATCGGTCATCGAACAGAATCTGGATACCCAGGGGCTTGGAAACTTCGAGGATCACACCTTCGACACCGTGCTCATGACCCAGGCGCTGCAGGCCGTTCGCCGCCCGGACATGGTGCTTGATGAGATGATGCGGGTCGGTCGCGAGGGCATTGTAACCTTCCCCAACTTCGCCTACTGGAGACTGCGCTGGTACCTGATGCGTCGGGGCCGTATGCCCGAATCCGAAACTCTGCCGTATAAATGGTATAACACCCCCAACATCCATTTGTGCACCTTCAAGGACTTCGAGGCCTTGTGTTACCGCAAAGGCTTCCGCATCCTGACCCGTACGGTGGTGGATGGTGAGCATCAGGATCGCTGGCTCAGCCGCCTGTGGCCCAACATGTTGGGACAGATTGCCATATACCGGATAACTCGGGAGGATTCATGA